A window of the Phaseolus vulgaris cultivar G19833 chromosome 5, P. vulgaris v2.0, whole genome shotgun sequence genome harbors these coding sequences:
- the LOC137835198 gene encoding PRA1 family protein H, giving the protein MVFSSNPLALSVPEPAFESWLRDTGYLEILDHRTSASSAASPAPSSAAGSLFSRLLAFFSLFTLNPFAKLTADDFAADTPSWSRSFFAFSNSYSFPSSSSQVRLRVQENIKRYARNYAYLFILFFACTLYKMPVALVGLILCLALWDFFKFCSHRWGLEQYPLTRQCLIRLAQCATAVILIFSNVQMALFCAICVSYAGVILHAAFRKLSPVKQPSVGRSR; this is encoded by the exons ATGGTGTTCTCTTCCAACCCTTTAGCTCTTAGCGTTCCGGAACCCGCCTTCGAGTCGTGGCTCCGCGACACCGGCTACCTCGAAATCCTCGACCACCGCACCTCCGCCTCCTCCGCCGCCTCTCCCGCCCCCTCCTCTGCCGCCGGCAGCCTCTTCTCCCGCCTCCTCGCCTTCTTCTCCCTCTTCACTCTCAACCCCTTCGCCAAGCTCACCGCCGATGACTTTGCCGCCGACACTCCCTCCTGGTCCCGCTCCTTCTTCGCTTTCTCCAACTCCTACTCCTTCCCTTCCTCCTCCTCCCAGGTGCGCCTCAGGGTTCAGGAAAACATCAAGCGCTACGCCCGCAACTACGCCTATCTCTTCATCCTTTTCTTCGCCTGCACTCT GTATAAGATGCCAGTTGCTCTTGTTGGGTTGATATTGTGTTTGGCGTTGTGGGATTTCTTCAAGTTTTGTAGCCACAGATGGGGATTGGAGCAGTATCCCTTAACTCGCCAGTGTTTGATTCGTCTTGCCCAATGTG CAACCGCAGTTATTCTGATATTTTCTAATGTTCAAATGGCTCTGTTTTGTGCCATATGCGTCAGTTATGCAG GCGTGATACTTCATGCTGCATTTCGGAAGTTGAGCCCTGTAAAGCAACCTTCAGTGGGAAGAAGTAGGTAG